From Candidatus Limnocylindrales bacterium, the proteins below share one genomic window:
- a CDS encoding GlsB/YeaQ/YmgE family stress response membrane protein, producing MNFIIWLIVGGLIGWIASLIMRTDAQQGIFLNIVVGIVGAFLGGLLLSPIFGVGTINQNNFSLGGLLVSLLGAIILLAIVNMFRRGTVR from the coding sequence ATGAACTTTATTATTTGGCTCATTGTGGGTGGTCTCATTGGTTGGATAGCCAGTCTGATTATGCGTACAGACGCACAACAAGGTATTTTCCTTAATATTGTGGTAGGTATTGTAGGAGCTTTTCTGGGGGGATTGCTCCTCTCCCCTATATTTGGGGTAGGTACAATCAATCAAAACAATTTTAGTCTGGGGGGATTACTGGTTTCCCTCCTGGGGGCCATTATTCTGCTGGCCATTGTTAATATGTTCCGGCGTGGTACGGTACGCTAG
- a CDS encoding sugar ABC transporter permease — protein sequence MITQKSEEKVLSISASKDSLWQRLRAYFQRDTVVGYLFISPALLLLLTLVAYPFCIALYFSVSNTMVGVPGSFVGFRNFINLLHNDIFLQTLQNSFIFTSVSVFFKTILGLTLALLLNQQLWFKKFIRGAVLLPFVIPTALSTLGWWWMFDSLYSVVNWTLYHLGLLGSPSELNWLGTPHLAMAAVIIVNVWRGLPFFAISILAGLVAIPRELYEAAETDGAGKVSKFFYITLPLLRPVLVIVVLFSTIFTLSDFNIVYVLTRGGPINSTHLFATLANQVGLVSGNIGEGAAISLFLFPILVIIVYFQLKMIRKE from the coding sequence GTGATAACCCAAAAATCTGAAGAAAAAGTTCTTTCTATTTCTGCATCGAAGGACTCCCTATGGCAAAGGCTAAGAGCTTACTTTCAACGGGATACGGTGGTTGGTTATCTTTTTATAAGCCCGGCCTTGCTTCTCCTTTTGACCTTAGTCGCTTATCCCTTCTGTATCGCCCTTTATTTTAGTGTAAGCAATACCATGGTAGGAGTTCCCGGTTCTTTCGTAGGATTCCGAAATTTTATCAATCTTCTCCACAACGATATTTTCTTACAAACCTTACAAAATTCCTTTATTTTTACCAGTGTTTCGGTTTTTTTTAAAACCATACTGGGTCTTACGCTGGCCTTATTATTAAACCAACAGCTATGGTTTAAAAAGTTCATTCGGGGCGCTGTTCTCCTTCCTTTTGTAATTCCAACTGCTTTAAGTACCCTGGGATGGTGGTGGATGTTTGATTCCCTCTATAGTGTGGTGAATTGGACCCTTTATCATCTGGGTTTACTGGGATCACCTTCTGAGCTTAACTGGTTAGGCACCCCCCACTTAGCCATGGCAGCCGTGATTATTGTAAATGTATGGAGAGGTTTACCCTTCTTTGCCATCTCTATTCTGGCAGGCCTTGTAGCTATTCCAAGGGAGTTGTACGAAGCAGCAGAAACCGATGGAGCGGGCAAAGTGAGTAAGTTTTTCTACATTACCCTTCCTCTCCTCAGACCGGTCTTAGTCATTGTGGTCCTATTTTCAACCATCTTCACTCTAAGTGATTTTAATATTGTCTATGTGTTAACCCGTGGAGGACCTATCAATTCCACCCACCTTTTTGCTACCCTTGCAAATCAGGTAGGTCTGGTTTCCGGAAATATTGGAGAAGGAGCAGCGATCTCCCTCTTTTTATTCCCTATTTTGGTCATAATTGTCTATTTTCAATTAAAAATGATCCGAAAAGAGTAA
- a CDS encoding carbohydrate ABC transporter permease: MKSLKQFFGSHLPLIPFLIFALFPFYFMLVTSFKDDGELYDLNSIPFWIYKGVVLSHYRFLLAETPFLTWISNSLTASVLSTIISVIISILAAYSLARLNFRGAHSFGIAIFITYLVPPALLFLPLSQVVHKLGLSDSIWALILTYPTFLVPFCTWLLLGYFKTVPREIEECAMVDGATRFQTLTKIVLPVATPGIICATLFSFTLSWNEFLYALTFISSTAQKTATVGITGDLIRGDIYYWGSLMAGAVLGSVPIVIAYVFFLDYYVSGLTAGAIK, encoded by the coding sequence ATGAAATCTTTAAAACAATTTTTCGGGTCTCACTTACCCTTAATTCCCTTTTTAATCTTTGCCCTTTTCCCTTTTTACTTCATGCTTGTAACCTCTTTTAAGGATGATGGAGAGCTTTACGATCTGAACTCCATTCCATTCTGGATATACAAGGGGGTGGTTTTGAGCCATTATCGATTTCTTTTAGCCGAGACTCCCTTCTTAACCTGGATCAGTAACAGTCTAACGGCCAGTGTACTGAGTACTATTATCTCGGTTATTATCAGCATCCTAGCTGCTTACAGCCTGGCCAGATTAAATTTTCGGGGAGCCCATAGTTTTGGGATTGCTATTTTTATTACCTACCTGGTTCCTCCGGCTCTATTATTTCTCCCACTCTCTCAGGTCGTTCATAAACTGGGACTCTCCGATTCCATCTGGGCCCTGATACTCACCTATCCCACCTTTCTGGTTCCCTTTTGTACCTGGTTACTTTTAGGGTATTTTAAAACCGTTCCTCGGGAAATAGAGGAATGTGCCATGGTAGACGGAGCAACCCGGTTCCAAACTTTGACAAAAATAGTTTTACCGGTAGCCACGCCGGGGATTATCTGCGCCACCCTGTTCTCGTTTACCCTTTCCTGGAATGAATTTTTGTATGCCCTTACCTTTATCTCTTCCACCGCCCAGAAAACGGCTACTGTGGGGATTACAGGAGATCTCATCCGGGGAGATATTTACTACTGGGGGTCTTTGATGGCCGGAGCCGTACTGGGCTCGGTACCTATTGTAATTGCCTATGTATTCTTCCTGGATTATTACGTCTCGGGCTTGACAGCAGGTGCCATTAAGTGA
- the hslO gene encoding Hsp33 family molecular chaperone HslO, whose product MPDTLVRAIGAYANIRCIAAVTTDLVEEARARHDTYPTATVALGRALTGGILLGGLLQGEERINLQINGRGPLRSIVVDADAFGHVRGFVRHPHIQVPLREGKISVKEAIGAGTLQVLKIQANQKEPYRGIIPLVSGEIAKDLTSYLVNSEQIPSAVALGVYIEGNNRVTASGGFIVQALPGAQDKDISIVEENISALPPCSEMILNGMGPRDIIMQVMNGIMIKFLEEKEISFQCRCSKERVVRIMIALGAAEIRDILAKEGEAKALCEFCKRDYVVTGDELRQLLEEIES is encoded by the coding sequence ATGCCAGATACACTTGTAAGAGCCATCGGAGCTTATGCGAATATTCGCTGTATAGCTGCTGTCACTACTGATCTAGTGGAAGAAGCGCGTGCCCGGCATGATACCTATCCTACTGCAACGGTAGCTTTGGGAAGGGCTCTGACCGGAGGAATTCTCCTGGGTGGTCTATTGCAGGGGGAGGAGCGAATTAACCTTCAGATCAATGGAAGAGGGCCTCTTCGTAGTATTGTCGTGGATGCTGATGCCTTTGGCCACGTTCGGGGTTTTGTCCGCCACCCCCATATCCAGGTCCCCCTCCGTGAAGGAAAAATTAGCGTAAAAGAAGCCATCGGTGCAGGGACCCTTCAAGTTTTAAAAATCCAGGCCAATCAGAAAGAACCTTATCGAGGGATTATACCTTTAGTTTCTGGAGAAATCGCTAAAGACTTGACTTCTTACCTGGTTAACTCCGAACAAATTCCCTCGGCGGTTGCCTTAGGCGTTTATATCGAGGGTAATAACCGGGTAACCGCTTCGGGAGGATTTATCGTCCAGGCACTGCCAGGAGCTCAAGATAAAGATATTTCCATTGTGGAAGAGAATATCTCGGCACTTCCCCCTTGTAGCGAGATGATCTTAAACGGAATGGGCCCCCGGGATATCATTATGCAGGTCATGAACGGGATTATGATTAAATTCCTGGAGGAAAAAGAAATTTCCTTCCAGTGCCGTTGTAGTAAAGAGCGGGTCGTTCGGATTATGATTGCCCTGGGAGCCGCAGAAATTCGGGATATCCTGGCAAAGGAGGGAGAAGCGAAAGCCCTCTGCGAGTTTTGTAAGAGAGATTATGTGGTTACCGGAGATGAGCTCAGACAACTTTTGGAAGAAATTGAATCGTAG
- a CDS encoding M23 family metallopeptidase, producing MYPLTIDKSIWLQILSFCRYRRISVLVLSLGIMGCASVRPLNQGDGTLARSTEREKDLETLNTSPTSLPGNSYLSISKPSEYELFLRFNPSDQEKLTQEEELTEIWESGLSPDTLKFLEASMQVDSSEILSTQAQPFHLYRMNPNPSAFSVVSHPIYPSPSPRIPIRPTPFISEDSESALQVSPFFVPPVDNAYIIRGLNPRCWYGRGHCGVDMATAKGKGDNVRAVEDGIVLDAGVRKRYGYYAIVLHKGGIASLYSHTLKDPDLKPCQQVKKQEVIAKVGESGNARSPHLHFEMIDLDKGWQGKTDLNSFIAQICNSHKNKIAAIRENLEGLLFRKDLKIDPLEYIPNIAKNPSRFRIGSPRMHAKGR from the coding sequence ATGTATCCATTAACGATAGATAAATCTATCTGGCTTCAGATTCTCTCTTTCTGTAGATATAGGAGAATCTCAGTCCTGGTTCTCTCACTGGGAATTATGGGTTGTGCTTCGGTTAGACCCCTGAATCAGGGAGATGGGACCCTGGCTCGATCTACGGAAAGAGAGAAAGACTTAGAGACATTAAATACCTCTCCGACCTCGCTTCCAGGTAACTCTTATCTTTCCATATCCAAGCCTTCTGAGTATGAACTCTTTCTGAGATTTAATCCCTCTGATCAGGAGAAACTTACCCAGGAAGAGGAACTCACTGAAATCTGGGAATCCGGATTAAGTCCAGATACCCTTAAATTCCTGGAAGCTTCGATGCAGGTTGATTCTTCGGAAATTCTTTCTACCCAGGCCCAACCCTTTCATCTTTACAGAATGAACCCTAACCCTTCGGCTTTCTCTGTAGTTAGTCATCCTATCTATCCATCCCCCTCTCCCAGGATACCTATTCGCCCTACGCCCTTCATCTCGGAGGACAGTGAATCGGCCCTGCAGGTATCCCCCTTCTTCGTCCCCCCTGTGGATAATGCTTATATTATCCGCGGACTTAATCCAAGATGTTGGTACGGTCGAGGACATTGTGGAGTAGATATGGCTACGGCCAAAGGAAAAGGGGATAATGTACGGGCTGTGGAAGATGGTATCGTGTTAGATGCGGGAGTTCGAAAACGCTATGGCTACTATGCCATCGTCTTACATAAAGGAGGTATTGCCTCCTTGTATTCCCATACTTTAAAAGATCCTGATCTAAAACCCTGTCAGCAAGTAAAGAAACAGGAGGTGATTGCAAAAGTTGGAGAAAGTGGTAATGCCAGATCGCCTCATCTTCATTTTGAGATGATCGATCTGGATAAAGGATGGCAAGGAAAAACAGACCTGAATAGTTTCATAGCTCAGATTTGTAATAGCCACAAAAACAAAATAGCTGCTATCCGAGAGAATCTTGAAGGACTTCTATTCCGAAAAGATCTCAAAATAGATCCTCTGGAGTATATTCCCAATATCGCCAAAAACCCCTCCAGATTCCGAATAGGATCTCCCAGGATGCATGCCAAGGGGAGATAG
- a CDS encoding CCA tRNA nucleotidyltransferase: MKIFMEIPDHVQFIVKKLTDAGFVAYLAGGCVRDLILGLKPKDYDVATTATPEQIMQLFKRTVSVGAQFGVVKVLLNHESYEVATFRGKNAEEDVLRRDFTINGLLYDLREQRVIDYVGGLKDIQMKLIRAIGDPQDRFEEDKLRMIRSVRLAARYRYQIEEKTFCAVQKLAYKIKEVSPERIRDELVKILTEGNAAMGIQLLQDSGLLVHILPEVSRMKGVPQPPEFHPEGDVWTHTLKMLENLQNPTPELAMGVLLHDVGKPVTFKIKDRIRFHGHAEVGAKLALEICQRLKFSNKEKDTIFQLVRDHLKFLNVKNMRPSTLKRFLRGEHFQDLLELHRLDSISSKRSLENWEFCKDQLALLGKEALNPPPLLRGEDLIAMGYVPGPIFREILNFVEEAQLEGRISTREEALELVKQTYPREEKA, encoded by the coding sequence ATGAAGATCTTTATGGAGATACCCGATCACGTCCAATTCATTGTAAAAAAACTGACAGACGCTGGTTTTGTAGCCTATCTGGCCGGGGGGTGCGTAAGAGATCTTATCCTGGGGCTTAAGCCTAAGGACTACGATGTTGCTACCACTGCAACTCCTGAGCAGATCATGCAGTTATTTAAACGGACAGTTTCCGTGGGGGCCCAGTTTGGTGTTGTGAAGGTTCTTCTAAACCATGAAAGTTATGAGGTCGCTACCTTCCGGGGGAAAAACGCAGAGGAAGATGTGTTAAGGCGTGATTTTACCATCAACGGACTGTTGTATGATTTAAGGGAACAGCGTGTAATAGATTATGTGGGCGGCTTAAAAGATATACAGATGAAGCTTATTCGGGCTATTGGAGATCCTCAAGATCGATTCGAAGAAGATAAACTACGTATGATACGAAGTGTACGACTAGCGGCTCGCTATCGGTATCAGATCGAAGAAAAAACCTTCTGCGCCGTTCAAAAACTTGCTTATAAAATCAAGGAGGTAAGTCCTGAGAGGATTCGGGATGAACTGGTAAAAATCCTGACCGAAGGGAATGCGGCAATGGGGATTCAACTTCTTCAAGACAGTGGCTTACTGGTCCATATTCTTCCCGAAGTTTCACGGATGAAGGGAGTCCCTCAACCTCCTGAATTTCATCCCGAAGGGGATGTTTGGACCCACACGTTAAAGATGCTAGAAAATCTTCAAAATCCAACTCCTGAGCTAGCTATGGGGGTGCTTCTTCATGATGTGGGTAAACCTGTGACTTTTAAAATCAAAGACCGAATTCGATTTCATGGTCATGCAGAGGTTGGGGCGAAGCTTGCTCTGGAAATTTGCCAGAGATTGAAGTTCTCAAATAAAGAGAAAGATACAATCTTTCAGTTGGTCCGGGATCATCTCAAGTTTCTGAATGTAAAAAACATGAGACCGAGTACTCTCAAACGTTTTTTACGAGGGGAACATTTTCAGGATCTTCTGGAGTTGCACAGACTGGACAGTATTTCAAGTAAAAGAAGTTTGGAAAATTGGGAATTTTGTAAGGACCAATTGGCTCTTTTAGGGAAAGAAGCTTTAAACCCACCCCCTTTATTACGGGGGGAAGATCTCATTGCCATGGGATATGTTCCAGGTCCGATCTTTCGCGAAATCTTGAACTTTGTAGAAGAAGCTCAATTAGAAGGAAGAATCTCCACGCGTGAAGAGGCTCTAGAGTTGGTCAAACAGACCTACCCTAGAGAAGAAAAGGCTTAA
- a CDS encoding ribosomal protein L7/L12 has protein sequence MRRVLKSSVLSLVLWVICLSLFVKVLEVEGAETLTVTKEAELKSAPQAGSKPKTVILRNTKVEWTGNRKGPWLEVRLPSGLQGWIQENSVSTPKSVIPSTPARTQPPPESVTPSDIEAPKQPTPVDNLEELKKKYEAELDQFKQLLLERQNEIKAKDTELKSKDDTIAQLNQEIEALKTQLTRSNEAGKGVQGTLEEAQNKIKDLENQLSQIQKTLSDKTKEVETLSAQNASLKQQIAEGASGSSWSLYLIPILLGLLIGLAVYTFRYRVPREAIPKSGAPFQEFEGQTEKIKPSLTPDKIQGPMDQSSWKELAQTTGALEKEEPAKTVKGEVAPTSYEKEDPRTRRIPSEPEPKAEPVLTRGGATQSLSPSDSETEEPQALSGERFDIRLTKVGDRKDKVLQMLFKVKGLVRSPEELINSVPCTIARNVEKFNAEKFRHYMNRVGATIELVKSEEE, from the coding sequence ATGAGAAGAGTATTAAAGTCCTCAGTTTTGAGTTTAGTACTGTGGGTAATTTGTCTCTCTCTCTTTGTTAAAGTCCTAGAAGTAGAAGGTGCAGAAACACTCACCGTAACCAAAGAGGCGGAACTAAAATCTGCTCCACAAGCTGGAAGTAAACCAAAAACTGTTATTTTACGTAATACCAAGGTTGAATGGACGGGTAATCGAAAAGGTCCCTGGCTTGAAGTGAGATTACCCAGCGGCTTACAGGGATGGATTCAGGAGAATTCGGTCTCGACTCCTAAATCTGTCATCCCGTCGACTCCGGCCAGAACACAACCCCCTCCAGAATCTGTAACCCCCTCTGACATTGAGGCCCCTAAACAACCGACTCCTGTAGACAACTTAGAGGAGTTAAAGAAAAAATACGAAGCGGAATTGGATCAATTTAAGCAGCTTTTACTTGAACGGCAAAATGAAATAAAAGCTAAAGATACCGAATTAAAATCCAAGGATGATACGATAGCTCAATTAAACCAGGAAATAGAAGCCCTTAAAACCCAACTTACCCGGTCTAATGAAGCAGGAAAAGGGGTTCAAGGAACCCTGGAGGAGGCTCAAAACAAGATAAAAGATTTGGAAAATCAATTATCCCAGATTCAAAAAACCTTATCCGATAAAACTAAAGAGGTTGAGACTTTATCGGCTCAAAATGCAAGTTTAAAACAACAGATAGCCGAAGGAGCATCCGGATCCAGTTGGTCTCTTTATTTAATCCCTATTCTTTTGGGTCTCTTGATCGGACTGGCTGTTTACACTTTTCGATATCGTGTTCCCCGAGAAGCCATCCCAAAATCTGGAGCTCCATTCCAGGAGTTTGAAGGCCAGACCGAAAAAATAAAACCTTCTCTTACTCCAGATAAAATTCAGGGTCCAATGGATCAAAGTTCCTGGAAAGAGCTGGCTCAGACGACAGGTGCTTTAGAAAAAGAGGAGCCGGCTAAAACTGTAAAGGGAGAAGTCGCCCCAACCTCTTACGAGAAAGAGGATCCCCGTACCCGGCGGATTCCATCTGAACCGGAGCCCAAAGCAGAACCTGTGCTCACCCGGGGTGGTGCAACCCAGAGTTTAAGCCCCTCTGATTCAGAAACAGAAGAACCTCAAGCCTTATCTGGAGAGCGATTCGATATACGTCTTACTAAAGTGGGTGATAGAAAAGATAAAGTGCTTCAAATGCTCTTTAAAGTTAAAGGTCTTGTTCGAAGCCCTGAAGAGTTGATCAATTCGGTGCCCTGTACCATTGCCAGAAACGTTGAAAAGTTCAATGCGGAGAAATTCCGCCACTACATGAACCGGGTTGGAGCGACCATCGAGCTGGTTAAATCGGAAGAAGAGTAA
- a CDS encoding tetratricopeptide repeat protein, whose translation MNGLKQVRAHGRVPVPRLISENKPYVDWRAGFKFLQSSQIVAFILILLSFLGVGAHGRVPVLSSAAEPAAPPGLKLPEIVITGEDKIKVKRKLEPPGSSTSEIRILPANGDKSRDLVKQGDLLYITDKDQARTYYLEAIQIDPKNATAYLRLGDLEVHQGNYQLAAENYEKAIQIDPNLMEAHYKLGVLYDKNLKNATLAKNHYDIYLRLGGKDPRVSYWLKRLSQ comes from the coding sequence ATGAACGGACTAAAACAAGTACGGGCACACGGCCGTGTGCCCGTACCAAGATTAATCTCTGAAAATAAACCTTACGTCGATTGGAGGGCTGGCTTTAAGTTCCTTCAATCAAGCCAGATTGTCGCCTTTATTTTAATTTTGCTTTCTTTTCTTGGAGTAGGGGCACACGGCCGTGTGCCCGTACTTAGTTCTGCCGCTGAGCCTGCTGCACCTCCGGGTTTGAAGCTTCCGGAAATTGTTATTACCGGGGAAGACAAAATCAAGGTCAAACGCAAGCTGGAACCACCTGGCTCCTCTACTTCAGAAATCAGGATCCTTCCGGCCAATGGAGATAAATCTCGAGATCTGGTTAAGCAAGGAGATCTACTCTACATAACGGATAAAGATCAAGCCCGAACTTACTACCTGGAGGCGATCCAGATAGATCCTAAGAATGCCACCGCTTATTTGCGTTTGGGTGATTTAGAGGTGCATCAAGGTAATTATCAACTTGCTGCAGAAAATTATGAAAAGGCCATTCAAATTGATCCGAATCTTATGGAAGCTCACTATAAACTAGGAGTTTTATACGATAAAAATCTTAAGAATGCAACGCTGGCCAAAAATCACTATGATATTTATCTTCGATTAGGCGGAAAAGACCCCAGGGTATCTTATTGGTTGAAGAGGTTATCCCAATAA